From Sinorhizobium sp. B11:
CTATTCTGGCATCATCAGGGGAAAATTGGTGGCGTAGATCGCCGCCGGAGGTCGGAACATGAACAGGATGCTGATGCCAGGCAGCCGCGAGCGGGCGCTGCTCTCAAGGGCCGGAATTTTCGCGGAGCTGAATGGTGCTGAGGCCGAGGCCTTACGTGCCTGCTCCACGGTGATCTCTTCCGCTTCACATGACATTCTCTTCCAGGAAGGCGAACCCGGCGTTTATTTCTATAGCGTGCTGGAGGGCTACGTCCGGCTCTTTCGCCTCAACGGCGAAGGTCGCGAGGCAGATATCCGTATCTGCGAGCCAGGCGACAGCTTCGCCGAATGCCTGATCCAGGCCGGCGGCACCTATCGTTACGGAGCCCAGTCGATGGACAGCACGGTGCTTGCCCGCTTCCACATCGGCAAGGTACGCGCTCTTTTGGCGGAATACCCGCAGATCGGCACCGCGATCATGCACAGCCTGTCGCTGCATCTGCTGGCAACTATGGAATGCCTGGCCAACGACCGCATGCAGACTGCACCGCAACGCGTCGCGCATTACATTCTCTCTCATTGCGTAGAGGAGAGCGCCGCGGCGGCTTCGCTACGGCTGCCATTCCCGAAGAACCTGCTCGCCCGAAAGCTGGGGCTCGCCCCCGAGGCGCTCTCGCGCGCCTTTTCGACGCTCAAATCCGCAGGCGTGACCGTGCGCGGCCGCGTCATCGCCATCAGTGACGTCAATACGCTCAGGCGTATCTAGCCCTTAAAGACCGCCCTGCACGCGCAGAAAGTCGACAATCGAACTGATGCCATCACCGCGCTTCATGTCGGAAAAGACGAACGGACGCGTCGCGCGCATGCGCGTTGCATCCCGGTCCATCACTTCGAGGTCAGCCCCGACATAAGGCGCCAGATCCTTCTTGTTGATGACGAGAAGATCCGATCGGGTAATGCCCGGCCCGCCCTTGCGCGGAATTTCCTCACCCTGGCAGACGGAAATCACATAGATGGTGATATCGGCGAGATCAGGCGAGAAGGTCGCCGCCAGATTGTCGCCGCCGGATTCGATGAAGACGACATCGAGATCGGGAATACGCTCATTAAGATTGGCAATGGCCTGCAGGTTGATCGTCGCATCCTCGCGGATAGCCGTATGCGGGCAGCCGCCGGTCTCAACGCCGACGATCCGGTCTGATGGCAGCGCCTGCATGCGCACCAGCGCTTCGGCATCCTCGGTCGTGTAGATGTCGTTCGTCACGACGGCGACCGAATAATCGTCGCGCATCGCCTTGCAGAGCTTTTCCGTCAGCGCCGTCTTGCCCGAGCCCACCGGTCCGCCGATGCCGACCCGCAAGGGTCCGTTTCTTGATTTCATGTGTCTTACTCCAATCGAAGTCGGATGATAGCGAAGCGCCAATTTCCCGCCACCGTCAAATGACGCAGATGCACGGATGATCTCCCTGCTCAGGAGCGGAACAACCGGGTCTGCTGCGTCTCGTGGCGAAGCCCGGCAATGTCGGCCTGGACAGTTGCCGAACCCAGATCGTCGAGGCTGGAGCGGGCAGCGCGCGCGGCAATATCCATCACATGCGCTTCAAGCCCGGCGAGAATGGCAACGCCATCCTTCTGTCCTGCGACACCAAGCCGGATGCCGGCAGATACCGCCTGGGAAAGATAGGCATGAAGAAAAGCTGCGAGCGCCTGTTCGAGCGCTATCCCATGCGCGCCCGTCACCGCACCGACAGCCACCGGATAGGCGACCCTCTTCGGCAATCGGCTGAACACGTCGTCAGGCCAGGCCTGTGCAGCCGTCAGAAAGGCTTCGCCAAGCAGCATCGTCTCCTGATGCCGCTCGCGCGAACCGGCAAGCGCTGCAGCAAGCCCGGCGAGCTCCGCAAGACGATCGCCATCGCGGTAACCCCGATGGCTCCCGGCAAAGAGCACGGCGTCGTTCCAGACGGAGCCGTTGCCGGTCAGCGTCTGCAGCCAGCGCCGCAACATGTCGGCATCGCGCACCAGCCCATCCGCCACGGCCCGCTCCAGCCCGCCGGAATAGGCGAATGAACC
This genomic window contains:
- a CDS encoding urease accessory protein UreF, whose translation is MAEDRELQALLRLTAWLSPAFPVGSFAYSGGLERAVADGLVRDADMLRRWLQTLTGNGSVWNDAVLFAGSHRGYRDGDRLAELAGLAAALAGSRERHQETMLLGEAFLTAAQAWPDDVFSRLPKRVAYPVAVGAVTGAHGIALEQALAAFLHAYLSQAVSAGIRLGVAGQKDGVAILAGLEAHVMDIAARAARSSLDDLGSATVQADIAGLRHETQQTRLFRS
- the ureG gene encoding urease accessory protein UreG translates to MKSRNGPLRVGIGGPVGSGKTALTEKLCKAMRDDYSVAVVTNDIYTTEDAEALVRMQALPSDRIVGVETGGCPHTAIREDATINLQAIANLNERIPDLDVVFIESGGDNLAATFSPDLADITIYVISVCQGEEIPRKGGPGITRSDLLVINKKDLAPYVGADLEVMDRDATRMRATRPFVFSDMKRGDGISSIVDFLRVQGGL
- a CDS encoding Crp/Fnr family transcriptional regulator, yielding MNRMLMPGSRERALLSRAGIFAELNGAEAEALRACSTVISSASHDILFQEGEPGVYFYSVLEGYVRLFRLNGEGREADIRICEPGDSFAECLIQAGGTYRYGAQSMDSTVLARFHIGKVRALLAEYPQIGTAIMHSLSLHLLATMECLANDRMQTAPQRVAHYILSHCVEESAAAASLRLPFPKNLLARKLGLAPEALSRAFSTLKSAGVTVRGRVIAISDVNTLRRI